A single region of the Sphingobium sp. TKS genome encodes:
- a CDS encoding PRTRC system ThiF family protein: MPTDLTDRHYLPAGFDNRTINILLVGCGGNGGQMLMGLASLDTALRAISSRSLHVVVIDDDIVTEANLGRQPYYRGDVGSSKARTLTERINLAHGLAWQAVHGRAPEAISMDGADIVITCVDTASARRAIGAALAECGTVPAYWMDLGNRASDGQYLIGSPEHCSNKHRHRLPTVLEYFPELADENLPDDDAPSCSVAEALERQSLFVNRVVASHALALLFDLLGRGSIGHAGAFLNLASGQAVPIPLPRGD; the protein is encoded by the coding sequence ATGCCGACTGACCTCACGGATCGTCATTATCTGCCCGCCGGGTTCGATAATCGCACGATCAACATCCTGCTGGTCGGTTGCGGCGGAAACGGCGGGCAGATGCTGATGGGACTCGCCTCGCTCGACACCGCGCTGCGCGCGATCTCCTCGCGATCGCTGCATGTCGTCGTGATTGACGACGACATCGTGACCGAAGCCAATCTCGGCAGGCAGCCATATTACCGGGGCGACGTCGGCAGTTCCAAGGCCCGCACGCTCACCGAACGGATCAACCTCGCACACGGCCTGGCCTGGCAGGCAGTGCACGGCCGCGCCCCTGAAGCCATTAGTATGGATGGCGCCGACATCGTCATCACCTGTGTCGACACGGCATCGGCCCGCCGCGCGATCGGTGCCGCGCTCGCCGAATGCGGGACCGTTCCCGCCTATTGGATGGATCTCGGCAATCGCGCGAGCGACGGGCAATATCTCATAGGCTCCCCGGAGCACTGTTCCAACAAGCACCGCCATCGCCTGCCGACCGTGCTTGAATATTTCCCCGAACTCGCCGACGAAAACCTGCCCGACGACGATGCCCCTTCCTGCTCGGTCGCCGAAGCGCTCGAACGCCAGTCGCTGTTCGTCAACCGCGTCGTTGCGAGCCATGCCCTGGCGTTGTTGTTCGACCTTCTCGGACGCGGCTCCATCGGTCACGCCGGCGCATTCCTCAACCTCGCCAGCGGTCAGGCCGTCCCGATCCCGTTGCCGCGCGGCGACTGA